A window from Desertifilum tharense IPPAS B-1220 encodes these proteins:
- a CDS encoding DUF1565 domain-containing protein → MRVYQGSQNRGQIPQLLIKSVHVGLSALVLCSSVGMVLPALAQSPSPTLTAQIPAGARVVYVNPSRGSDTSNAGISDDIPYRTITYALQQAGENTVIQLAPGSYTAETGEVFPLNLKPGVILRGSESNKGQTTLIIGSGVFISPTFARQNVTILAARDSEITGVTVTNPSTRGTGVWVESTNPRIKDSTFTNNNREGVFVTGTGNPRIENNVFTRNLGNGVSVARSSSGSIRGNVFDNTGFGLTIGGTSTPTLSNNRIINNTDGIVVTDTAEPILRENEIENNSRDGVVAITNANPNLGTADSQGRNIIRNNGRYDVYNATRSNVIAAAGNDIDSRKIQGQVDFTATTVARGQLRDIQGHWAETYIRALVAQDVIAGFPDGTFRPNEPVTRAQFATIVSKALSPAAKRGGTSFRDVPTNHWASAAIQSAYRGEFLTGFEDATFRPDLRIPRVQVLVSLVSGLGLRSNDTSVLSAYNDAAQIPSWAASAIAGATRSGLVINYPQPRQLNPNQQATRGEVAAFVYQALVNAGRAEPIESPYLVVNP, encoded by the coding sequence ATGAGAGTGTATCAGGGTTCTCAAAATCGTGGGCAAATTCCCCAACTGCTAATCAAAAGCGTTCATGTTGGCTTATCCGCCTTAGTTCTGTGCAGCAGCGTGGGAATGGTGCTGCCAGCCCTTGCCCAGTCTCCATCCCCCACCCTAACCGCCCAGATTCCGGCAGGTGCCAGAGTTGTTTATGTGAACCCTAGCAGAGGCTCAGATACGAGCAACGCGGGAATCAGCGACGACATCCCCTACCGAACCATTACCTACGCCCTACAGCAGGCGGGCGAAAATACCGTCATTCAGCTTGCACCCGGTTCCTACACCGCAGAAACCGGAGAAGTTTTCCCCTTAAACCTCAAACCGGGGGTAATTTTGCGCGGAAGCGAATCCAATAAAGGGCAAACCACCCTCATTATTGGCAGCGGCGTCTTTATTAGCCCCACCTTTGCGCGACAAAATGTCACCATTCTTGCTGCTAGGGATAGCGAAATTACCGGCGTTACTGTTACCAACCCCAGCACGCGAGGAACCGGGGTTTGGGTAGAATCCACCAACCCCCGAATTAAAGACAGCACCTTTACCAACAACAACCGAGAAGGCGTGTTTGTTACGGGTACGGGCAATCCGAGGATTGAGAATAACGTGTTTACCCGAAATCTGGGTAACGGCGTTTCTGTGGCGCGTTCTTCTAGCGGCAGCATTCGCGGCAACGTATTTGATAATACGGGTTTTGGATTAACTATTGGCGGCACCTCTACCCCCACCCTCAGCAATAACCGGATTATCAATAACACCGATGGGATTGTGGTGACAGATACCGCCGAACCGATTCTGCGCGAAAACGAGATTGAAAATAACAGCCGCGATGGGGTAGTTGCCATTACCAACGCTAACCCCAACCTCGGAACAGCAGACAGTCAAGGGCGAAATATTATCCGCAATAACGGGCGCTACGACGTGTATAACGCCACCCGTTCTAATGTGATTGCTGCTGCTGGGAATGATATCGATAGTCGCAAGATTCAAGGGCAAGTCGATTTTACTGCTACCACCGTGGCGCGGGGACAATTGCGGGATATTCAAGGACATTGGGCAGAAACTTATATTCGGGCATTAGTTGCCCAAGATGTAATTGCGGGTTTCCCGGATGGAACCTTCCGCCCCAACGAACCTGTCACGCGGGCGCAGTTTGCCACCATTGTTAGTAAAGCCCTGTCTCCGGCGGCGAAGCGCGGGGGAACGAGTTTCCGAGATGTGCCGACGAATCACTGGGCGAGTGCGGCGATTCAATCAGCGTATCGGGGTGAATTTTTGACAGGCTTTGAGGATGCGACATTCCGCCCTGATTTGCGGATTCCGAGAGTGCAGGTTCTCGTCTCGCTAGTCAGTGGTTTGGGTTTGCGCTCCAACGATACGAGCGTATTATCCGCTTATAATGATGCCGCACAGATTCCCAGTTGGGCAGCAAGCGCGATCGCAGGTGCAACCCGCAGCGGATTAGTGATTAACTATCCTCAACCGCGACAACTCAACCCCAACCAACAAGCCACCCGTGGAGAAGTGGCTGCTTTTGTCTATCAAGCGCTAGTCAATGCCGGGAGGGCTGAACCTATTGAATCGCCTTATCTGGTGGTTAATCCCTAA
- a CDS encoding alpha/beta hydrolase: MSLKGLRYGVLGLAIALLVPLSPAWAAETVVLKFLIFRESIAVSELSTFAETGELSPALRAYMAMSKQDPQAVQSVLTRQVPVNLIVMDRVLNSPVGDVVLDRLSEAIHTPSNQANRQALRSALVLSASDDNRISLIEVIENYPTQEVHVEGDRLLEAYNQLSRLTGRVQDILKILRLP; the protein is encoded by the coding sequence ATGAGTTTAAAGGGTTTGCGCTACGGCGTGCTAGGATTAGCGATCGCGCTTTTGGTTCCTCTGTCGCCTGCTTGGGCAGCAGAAACGGTGGTTTTAAAGTTTTTAATCTTTCGCGAGTCGATTGCGGTGAGCGAGCTATCTACGTTTGCGGAAACGGGGGAACTTTCACCCGCGTTACGGGCGTATATGGCGATGTCTAAACAAGACCCGCAGGCGGTGCAATCGGTGTTGACGCGCCAGGTTCCGGTCAATCTGATCGTGATGGATCGGGTGCTGAATAGTCCAGTAGGAGATGTGGTGTTAGATCGCCTCAGCGAGGCAATCCATACGCCTTCTAATCAGGCGAATCGTCAAGCCCTACGTTCGGCGCTGGTGCTTTCAGCAAGCGATGATAATCGGATTTCGCTGATTGAGGTGATTGAAAATTATCCGACTCAAGAGGTGCATGTGGAGGGCGATCGCCTCTTAGAAGCCTACAATCAACTGAGCCGTTTGACGGGTCGAGTTCAAGATATTTTGAAGATTTTGCGCTTGCCTTAA
- a CDS encoding low-complexity tail membrane protein, whose amino-acid sequence MKKSFWSEPYLWIHASGLAVLPLALGVCWLGLAAGDPVFPVWLEYLAIALVGIVPIFAMQWFRPFNIFSILLICLRPEVLSEEQRRILSLFKLPSHRLVAAIAPAILSIVLWKIYVWAPMAAAVTPFPPGWRLVGLAVGAIAFGASNLFLQVPISVFRVLLTPETTFATTAPYPVEQIRSDFTNPGLPVRQILPPMKEEQSA is encoded by the coding sequence ATGAAAAAGTCATTTTGGTCTGAGCCATATTTGTGGATTCATGCATCGGGTTTGGCCGTGTTGCCCCTAGCTTTGGGCGTTTGCTGGCTCGGTTTGGCGGCGGGCGATCCGGTTTTTCCCGTTTGGCTGGAATATCTCGCGATCGCATTAGTGGGCATCGTCCCGATTTTTGCGATGCAGTGGTTCCGCCCATTTAATATTTTTAGTATCCTGTTGATTTGCCTGCGCCCGGAGGTGTTGAGCGAAGAGCAACGGCGCATTCTCAGCTTATTTAAGTTGCCTTCCCATCGCCTAGTCGCCGCGATCGCCCCCGCGATCCTCAGTATTGTTTTGTGGAAAATTTACGTTTGGGCCCCAATGGCAGCGGCGGTGACGCCTTTTCCCCCCGGTTGGCGGTTAGTCGGGCTAGCCGTTGGCGCGATCGCCTTTGGGGCGAGCAATTTATTTTTGCAGGTGCCGATCTCGGTATTCCGGGTTTTGCTGACCCCAGAAACCACCTTTGCCACCACGGCACCCTATCCGGTTGAGCAAATTCGGTCTGATTTTACCAATCCGGGCTTACCCGTGCGCCAAATTCTGCCTCCCATGAAAGAGGAACAGTCTGCTTAA